A part of Gammaproteobacteria bacterium genomic DNA contains:
- a CDS encoding magnesium transporter CorA family protein — protein sequence MEDVGTIIFEFDMSHRSYKRLSLTEFSPESSGNHMIYWVHSDLSQKETFAKLADQLHLSEDIMELCLANDGMPKLIDEEGAIALQIQCLQSLNLDKHDSFQFDNLILNLTQKYCFTASFEKIPAVLECANSINKTLRFAKTPCFIFFLILDNIVNDYSKILFQIELVADQMDLHVRASHKNIYNKVMRIKQQVMKIKRYVISIREILMRLSGRNIEVISEPCRVSLSNLSNHTHMLAHEVESIRDMLNGLLDQIDNTLIQKMSETMKILTAFAAIFLPMTVITGIYGMNFRWMPELQWKYGYLWAMSLILFCGISLLILFRKRKWF from the coding sequence ATGGAAGATGTAGGCACTATAATCTTCGAATTTGATATGTCTCATCGGAGTTATAAAAGGCTTTCCCTCACAGAGTTTTCCCCGGAAAGTTCTGGCAATCATATGATCTATTGGGTCCATAGTGATTTAAGCCAAAAAGAAACTTTTGCAAAGCTCGCGGATCAGTTGCACCTCTCTGAAGATATTATGGAACTATGTCTTGCTAATGATGGTATGCCAAAATTGATAGATGAAGAGGGGGCTATTGCGTTGCAAATACAATGTTTGCAATCGCTTAATTTAGACAAGCATGATAGCTTCCAATTCGATAATTTAATATTAAATCTCACTCAGAAATACTGTTTTACCGCTTCCTTCGAAAAAATTCCGGCTGTCCTGGAATGCGCGAATAGTATTAATAAGACGTTACGATTTGCAAAAACTCCCTGTTTTATATTTTTTCTTATCCTCGATAATATCGTTAATGACTATTCAAAAATTTTATTTCAGATAGAGCTAGTCGCGGATCAAATGGATTTACACGTCCGGGCAAGTCACAAAAATATTTATAATAAAGTGATGCGTATTAAACAGCAGGTTATGAAAATTAAACGTTATGTGATTTCTATTCGAGAAATATTAATGCGTCTTTCAGGGCGAAATATAGAGGTTATATCAGAACCTTGCCGTGTATCCTTATCCAATCTATCTAATCATACCCACATGCTGGCTCATGAGGTCGAATCAATCAGAGATATGTTAAATGGCCTACTCGATCAGATTGATAATACCTTAATACAAAAGATGAGTGAAACAATGAAAATCTTAACCGCTTTTGCAGCGATATTTCTGCCAATGACGGTAATAACAGGTATTTATGGAATGAACTTTCGATGGATGCCAGAACTTCAATGGAAATATGGCTATTTATGGGCCATGTCATTAATCTTGTTTTGTGGTATCTCGTTATTAATTCTGTTCAGGAAACGAAAATGGTTTTAA
- a CDS encoding SDR family oxidoreductase yields MQTKPLVVITGASQGIGKSLAIAFAKQGNPLLLISRHIKPMIELQGHNALYEQVDVTDFDSLQKAIRKAEDQYGKTDCLINNAGFIEIGKFTEMPIETCNYEFDVIVKGVMNGIKCVLLDMSTRKAGTIINISSIDDRRANEMAVIYDAGKHAVRAMSEALQKAEGQNLVRIMNIAPGLIKTNIHEKMGITFEEYCQQMGNPDFIAPEELAEIILFCYQLPQRICIRDIVIMPTSSNY; encoded by the coding sequence ATGCAAACAAAACCGCTCGTAGTCATCACCGGTGCAAGCCAAGGTATAGGAAAATCTTTAGCCATAGCTTTCGCCAAGCAGGGAAACCCTCTTTTATTAATCTCCCGTCATATCAAACCCATGATTGAATTACAGGGTCATAACGCTTTATATGAACAGGTCGATGTTACCGACTTTGACTCATTACAAAAAGCGATCCGCAAAGCGGAAGATCAATATGGTAAAACTGACTGCCTGATTAATAATGCTGGATTTATAGAAATTGGCAAATTCACTGAGATGCCCATAGAAACATGTAATTATGAGTTTGATGTCATCGTCAAAGGTGTCATGAACGGAATAAAATGCGTTCTTCTCGATATGTCAACTCGCAAGGCGGGTACTATTATAAATATTAGTTCTATCGATGATCGACGAGCCAACGAAATGGCGGTTATTTATGATGCCGGTAAACACGCGGTGCGCGCGATGTCAGAAGCTTTACAAAAAGCGGAAGGTCAGAATTTAGTACGTATCATGAATATTGCACCCGGTTTAATAAAAACAAATATCCACGAAAAAATGGGTATTACCTTTGAAGAGTATTGCCAACAGATGGGCAATCCGGATTTTATTGCCCCAGAAGAATTAGCCGAGATTATCTTATTTTGTTATCAATTACCGCAACGAATATGCATTAGAGACATCGTCATTATGCCCACAAGTAGTAATTATTAA
- a CDS encoding CAP domain-containing protein: MKLKPALNNIIILSCLILFSVTHASPQTNNDRILADINTYRGTHGLHKLEMNSYISEIAAVHSQRMAANQVTFGHGGYQQRMDQLFHQFPHAHGFAENVAFTYLPSTSVATLWLQSPGHRKNIEGNFNMTGIGTAYDQNGHAYVTQIFLRVQ, from the coding sequence ATGAAACTGAAACCGGCGCTTAATAATATTATTATACTTTCGTGCTTGATTCTCTTTTCAGTCACCCATGCTAGTCCACAAACCAACAATGACCGCATTTTAGCTGACATCAACACTTATCGTGGCACTCATGGCCTACACAAACTTGAGATGAACAGCTATATCAGTGAGATCGCCGCCGTTCATAGTCAGAGAATGGCAGCTAATCAAGTAACATTTGGTCACGGGGGTTATCAACAGCGCATGGATCAATTATTTCATCAGTTTCCTCACGCGCATGGCTTTGCTGAAAATGTAGCTTTCACCTATCTCCCCAGCACTTCGGTTGCCACATTATGGCTACAGAGTCCCGGCCATAGAAAAAATATCGAGGGTAATTTCAACATGACGGGCATAGGCACAGCCTATGATCAGAATGGGCACGCCTATGTGACTCAAATTTTTCTTCGAGTTCAATAA
- a CDS encoding ankyrin repeat domain-containing protein produces MKLQLENLPLETVIDILAKLSYTDIVRVGQANHGFHDICFGNLVWRDRLQRYYPEEYRHLSTVENLPWDGYYQRFKECYEKPFYVLNEKRETILITKTADPNKWQAIQKLYSLVMEGDFKAIDKFRKKSLDLPSALAESTILEMLLDNRIQNHERKRPLDWAATVEGQPLLNAAFQEALNNSSPEQDNVLRLLLEKHGYAQHAALFNKKLLLALILNQLAVVESDIDKLVDQPLTKNGKSALYIATENGHADLVIRLLAKKANANQALNGSSIFILAVRKGYLGVVQSLITAGVNVNQENDACLTPLYIAADNGHCEMVKLLIDAGANVEQGTADDDAAPLFVASQMGNLSTVKLLIQMRANVNRACRVNGMTPLYIAAQNRHLETLKFLIASGANKDLVSAIGVAPLHIAAQQGFYEGVATLIANGANVNQTTSKAGTTPLIYAALQGHLKLVQLLIENGADVDHMTTPNKLTALSAASKSHHPEIVSYLKKIIRTKNILKELDMVLNNQCEPNPKILDQAIVLFDWYVKQPFHKHNFHYKDVAHAIVNQLTDCKNTNSEFDETMLSAIISNAFAKVNADRSTHFFWKQPVSYRTLSDEGHFKIIEKLILEKMSMDASGEEDGLNPSVLNSRP; encoded by the coding sequence GTGAAATTACAGTTAGAGAACTTGCCTTTAGAGACAGTAATAGACATATTGGCTAAACTTTCTTACACGGATATAGTGCGGGTAGGTCAAGCTAATCATGGCTTTCATGATATTTGTTTCGGTAATCTAGTTTGGCGAGATAGGTTGCAGCGTTACTATCCTGAAGAATATCGTCATCTTTCTACCGTCGAGAATTTACCGTGGGATGGATACTATCAGCGGTTTAAAGAGTGCTATGAAAAACCTTTCTATGTTTTAAATGAAAAACGTGAAACCATTCTCATCACTAAAACAGCTGATCCAAATAAATGGCAAGCAATTCAAAAACTTTACTCGCTGGTGATGGAAGGTGATTTTAAGGCCATTGACAAATTTAGGAAAAAAAGTCTCGATCTTCCCTCTGCGCTAGCGGAATCCACGATTTTAGAGATGTTATTGGATAACCGTATTCAAAATCACGAACGTAAAAGACCTTTGGATTGGGCAGCCACTGTTGAAGGCCAACCATTGTTAAACGCTGCCTTTCAAGAGGCGCTTAATAACAGTAGTCCTGAACAAGATAACGTGCTTAGATTATTACTTGAAAAACACGGCTATGCTCAACATGCTGCACTTTTTAATAAAAAACTCCTATTAGCGCTGATATTAAACCAATTAGCAGTTGTTGAATCTGATATTGATAAGCTGGTAGATCAACCTTTGACAAAAAATGGTAAGAGTGCGCTTTATATTGCAACTGAAAATGGGCATGCTGACTTAGTTATCCGGCTTCTTGCAAAAAAAGCAAATGCTAACCAGGCTCTGAATGGCAGTTCCATCTTTATTCTCGCAGTGAGGAAGGGATATCTTGGAGTTGTGCAATCACTAATCACAGCCGGGGTTAATGTTAATCAGGAAAATGATGCATGTCTAACTCCACTTTATATTGCTGCCGATAATGGACATTGTGAAATGGTTAAATTGCTCATTGATGCAGGAGCAAACGTGGAACAGGGTACTGCTGACGACGACGCAGCCCCACTTTTTGTCGCTTCACAAATGGGAAATTTATCTACGGTGAAATTGCTCATTCAAATGAGGGCAAATGTTAATCGCGCATGTAGGGTTAATGGCATGACCCCACTTTATATCGCTGCCCAAAATAGGCATTTAGAAACACTAAAATTCCTCATTGCAAGTGGAGCAAATAAAGACCTCGTTTCTGCTATAGGCGTAGCTCCACTTCATATAGCTGCACAACAGGGTTTCTATGAAGGGGTCGCTACACTGATTGCAAATGGAGCGAATGTTAATCAAACAACTTCTAAAGCAGGCACAACCCCTCTTATTTATGCTGCATTACAAGGACATCTGAAACTAGTGCAATTACTTATTGAAAATGGTGCTGATGTTGACCATATGACTACTCCTAATAAATTAACAGCACTCTCTGCAGCTAGTAAATCTCATCATCCCGAGATCGTCAGTTATTTGAAAAAAATCATACGAACAAAAAATATACTAAAAGAATTAGACATGGTTCTGAATAATCAATGTGAACCGAATCCGAAAATATTAGACCAAGCTATCGTGCTTTTTGATTGGTATGTTAAACAGCCGTTTCATAAGCATAACTTTCACTATAAAGATGTTGCGCATGCTATTGTTAATCAGCTTACAGATTGTAAGAATACAAATTCAGAATTTGATGAAACGATGCTATCTGCAATAATTAGTAATGCATTTGCTAAAGTGAATGCTGATCGCTCCACGCATTTCTTTTGGAAACAACCTGTTTCATATCGAACGCTAAGTGATGAAGGCCATTTTAAGATTATTGAAAAACTCATTTTGGAAAAAATGAGCATGGATGCTTCTGGCGAAGAAGATGGGCTTAATCCAAGCGTCCTTAATAGTAGGCCTTAG
- a CDS encoding DUF853 family protein: MKEVLVGITPKKAKKFLNLAMGNRHGLIAGATGTGKTVTLQSLAERFSKAGISIFAADVKGDLSGIALPGGNNPKIEKILTPIEAKPIPWAGCPTIFWDLYGEKGHPLRTTLTEMGPLLLGRLLNANVIQQGIIDIAFKAADDEGLLLLDLKDFTALLNWMSDNAETLRRQYGNVSKSSIGAIQRGLLSLSEAGGNQFFGEPALQLRDLIKLDESGKGYINILDATKLINDPRLYSTFLLWLLSELFEQLPELGEVDKPKLIFFFDEAHLLFNSAPKILLDKIEQMVRLIRSKGVGVYFVTQTPLDVPETILGQLGNRIQHALRAFTPKDQKAVKTAAQTFRQNPAVDSEKLIMELGVGEALVSFLDADGIPSMVEEVQIVPPLSRIGTITAEERTTLIKHSPLYGVYDTTLERESAYEIISKRTLARQQEQHIPTENNDNTEPTKSSRSPKPRVSTTQVLIKNTTKVLTSRIGQQIMRGILGSIFGGKK, translated from the coding sequence ATGAAAGAAGTGCTTGTAGGCATTACCCCCAAAAAAGCCAAAAAATTTTTAAATCTAGCTATGGGTAATCGCCATGGCCTCATCGCAGGCGCAACGGGCACCGGCAAAACGGTTACCTTGCAGAGTCTAGCAGAACGTTTTTCCAAAGCTGGCATAAGCATCTTTGCAGCAGACGTTAAAGGGGATTTGTCAGGGATCGCCTTGCCAGGTGGCAATAATCCAAAGATTGAAAAAATTTTAACTCCTATAGAAGCAAAACCTATTCCGTGGGCAGGGTGTCCAACCATTTTTTGGGATCTGTATGGGGAAAAGGGTCATCCTCTGCGAACTACGCTGACAGAAATGGGCCCATTACTGCTGGGCAGGCTTTTGAATGCCAATGTTATACAGCAGGGTATTATCGATATTGCTTTTAAAGCCGCTGATGATGAAGGGTTATTGCTGCTAGATTTGAAAGATTTCACAGCCTTACTCAATTGGATGAGTGATAATGCAGAAACATTACGTAGACAATATGGGAATGTCTCTAAAAGTTCTATCGGTGCTATTCAGAGGGGGTTATTATCGCTTTCAGAGGCTGGAGGCAATCAGTTTTTTGGCGAGCCGGCACTTCAGTTACGTGATCTTATTAAATTAGATGAATCAGGAAAAGGATACATTAATATTCTTGATGCCACCAAATTAATAAATGATCCGCGACTTTATTCGACATTTTTATTATGGTTATTATCAGAGTTATTTGAGCAATTGCCGGAGTTAGGCGAGGTTGATAAGCCCAAATTAATTTTTTTCTTTGATGAAGCACATCTTCTATTTAATTCCGCTCCTAAAATATTATTAGATAAAATTGAACAGATGGTAAGGCTCATTCGATCCAAGGGCGTAGGCGTATATTTTGTAACGCAAACTCCATTAGATGTCCCTGAAACTATTCTCGGTCAACTCGGAAATCGAATTCAACATGCGCTGCGCGCATTTACGCCTAAAGATCAAAAGGCAGTAAAAACAGCGGCGCAAACATTTAGACAAAACCCGGCTGTAGATAGTGAAAAATTAATAATGGAACTGGGTGTGGGTGAGGCTTTGGTTTCATTTTTAGATGCGGATGGAATACCTTCGATGGTGGAAGAAGTTCAAATCGTTCCTCCTCTTTCACGCATCGGCACAATTACTGCAGAGGAGCGCACAACACTCATTAAGCATTCGCCGCTTTATGGTGTTTATGATACGACGCTTGAGCGTGAATCTGCATATGAAATAATTTCCAAGAGAACTTTAGCAAGACAACAAGAACAACACATTCCTACTGAAAATAATGATAATACTGAACCAACAAAATCATCTCGTTCACCAAAACCTCGCGTTAGTACTACTCAAGTATTGATTAAAAATACCACTAAGGTATTAACGAGCCGAATTGGTCAACAAATAATGCGAGGAATATTAGGTTCAATATTTGGGGGTAAGAAATAA